The following nucleotide sequence is from Corylus avellana chromosome ca7, CavTom2PMs-1.0.
CTAGCCACTGGCCTTGGGCTAAAAATGGGGAGATGAGAAGATTTAGCTTAAAAATTGGTGAGCTagtatatgttaaaaaaaaaaaaaatcctactttTGACTTTTGATAAGATCACGTGGACATTACTTTAAAATGTAAGtgctttgaaaaataaaaataaaatatttaaataaaataatgaaaataaaaagtagaaagTAAAATGTAAATAGgtagttaaaatatatattttatttttttatttttttattttttttctctcctcagGCCCATGAGTCATGACCGTGGAAAGGAAGCTATGATCCAAATCCTATCCTGGGTCTCCCAATGACTTTTTCTACGTTGTGATACATGCTTGTTACCCAGGAGATGCCACGTGGAGACTAAGTCATGGTAGTTTGACACGTATGTCAAACGTGGAGAAGCTACGCACAGAGCACGAGAGCGTGTCATCATTATAAGAAACCACGCATGAAGAGCTCAAAGCCAAACTACAGAGAGCAAAAATTCGTAACGGAAAGGAAAGAATAATGGAGAAGAATCAGGAACAGAAGGAGAGAAAGCCAGAAAGTGTAGAAGGGCTTCCTATGGAGGACAGCCCCTATTTGCAGCACAAGGACCTGGAAGATTACAAGCGCCAGGGTTATGGAACCGAAGGCCATCTCCAGCCCAAGCCTGGTCGCGGCGCCGGCTCCACTGATGCCCCCACACTTTCTGGTGCCGCTGTCTCCTCTGAAGCTGATGCTGCTGCCACTGATCCCATTAAACGCCAAGGGCCGGAGACCCATAACTTCATATTGTAGGCTTAAGTGAATGCAATTTGCTGCAATTATTCTACCATATTAGAGtattagtttaattaattaattgcttttttATCAGTGTAACGGTATAAGTGGTGCCAACTGCCAAGGTTATGATTTCGACCATTGTTTGATCATTTACCTTTTATttctatcaaattttgaaaataaaatgtgAAATATTCGAAATTATAAGAAAGTagagtataattttttatttcttaaactaaTATTGCCTCCTACTTGTATAGcataaataacaattttttcttcagGGAAAATATAGTGTGCTGCAAATTCTGAAcaatattatgaataaaaaatgtgtAGCAGCAGAAGagatgaaagaagaagaaaaaaaagttcaaatatatatttaaataaatttttgggtAAATAACATGCGTTTACAGTTTTTTAAGGTTTTACAAAATggggatttttcaattttattttttaggtttaattttttttttctttctaatttttaggacacgtgtaTTTTTATATGGTGAAAAATACAAGTTGGTCTTTTTCCGTAGGTGTCTGGTTGGTCTTTTTTGGCCAAGTACcacaagtgagaaaaaaaaataaataaataaaaaactgcaAACCTGCAATCCTTATAAAAACAGTTTTTGACTGTTGAAACAACATTTACGAATTTGCTGATGGTAGGGCAGTGCAACACACCGTAAAGGTATGGCCCATGGGCTATGGTGCCAGTGTTCCTAGTCGAAGCCCTAAATAAAGAGAGTTGGCCTACAAGGCAAACGCTGAGGCATTCAAAGAGGAGTTGCGCGGGCCATCTTGCTAGAAAGGGGTGGATCCACGGAAGGCACACTGTACACTCTGGGAGTGGGGGTTAAACGGCGCagcttaataaaaaataaataaataaaggaaaagaaaaagaaataaataagacaCACACATGAGTGGCATCTACGTGAGTCATGATATCCATGCCATGATTGATACGAGGTGAAAAATATCCATGCCAAATACGTAAACATGCATCAAGTGTACAAGTGATAAGCATAATATGTCATGTCATGCTCAGAATTATAAGGGACATTCATGATGTGTCACGCtcaggaaagaaaaaagtttcgCATGAATATGCTACAGTATGTTTCTCTTTTGTCATGTTATAAATCAGCATGATCATTACAATCAGCACCCTTCCGAAGATATTAGAAAATTCTGTAATTTGGGATAAAACTTTTGTATTGATAACAATTAAGTCTTATCCAAACTTTTACATTCGGTACATTCACTACTAATCTGCTATCTTCTCGATCTTGTTCTTCCCCATTTTTTAACCTTTACATTGGGCACATCCATAAAAATTCAGTTACATTTTAATTCCCAAGGGATTattactttcctttttcttttttaagaaattacTGTATTGATTTATGTGGTTTAGACCATTTTCtaataatttcttaaattttcaattttatcttttagaTCCTTCTATTTTTCGACTatataaaatgaagagaaatattatgagtaaataagt
It contains:
- the LOC132186276 gene encoding uncharacterized protein LOC132186276, which translates into the protein MEKNQEQKERKPESVEGLPMEDSPYLQHKDLEDYKRQGYGTEGHLQPKPGRGAGSTDAPTLSGAAVSSEADAAATDPIKRQGPETHNFIL